AGCGGGGAATCACGATCAACGCCGTCGCCCCGGGCTTCATCGAGACCCGACTGACGGCCAGGATCCCGCTGGTGCTCCGCGAGGTCGGTCGGCGGATGAACAGCCTGGCCCAGGGTGGCCTGCCGGTCGACGTGGCGCAGACCATCGCCTGGTTCGCCTCGCCGGGATCCGCCGGGATCACCGGCAACGTGGTCCGGGTCTGCGGCCAGAACGTGCTCGGGGCCTGACAACCGACCGGAGGCCGCGTAATGACCGATCGAGTGGAGGCCTGATGACCGACGCCGAGATCGAGCTGTCGAGGATTCCGGCCGCCGGGCCGCTCTACCGCCGGGCGGCCATCGGGCTCGCCCCGGGCTTCGGACCGGCCCGGCGGGGCGACCGGCTGCCCGACCAGGAGCTGGTGGTCCGGGGGGTCACCGTCGACCGCGACCACCTGACCGGGTACGACCAGGTGTGCGGGTTCCGGCTCGCCGACGCGCTGCCGCCGACGTACCCGCACGTGCTGGCCTTTCCCCTGGCGTTGCGCCTGATGAGCGCGCCGGAGTTCCCGCTGCCGCTGGTCGGTCTGGTGCACGTGGCGAACCGGATCACCGTGCACCGCCGGATCGACGCGGCCGAGCCGCTGGACCTGTCGGTACGCGCCGTCGACCTGCGTCCGCACGACCGGGGGCGGCAGTTCGACGTACTGTGCACCGCCTCGGTCGGCACCGAGGTGGTCTGGCGCGGCGTGTCGACGTACCTGCGGCGGGAGCGCGGCGGGACGGAGAGCGCCCGGCCGGAGCACGGTGCGGCGGCGGATGGCCGGCGCGAGGCCGGGGAGCAGCGGACGCCGCCGGTCCCGAGCGCGCTGTGGCGGGTGCCGTCCCGGGTGGGCCGGGACTACGCCCGGGTGTCCGGGGACCGCAATCCGATCCACACCTCGCGGATCGCCGCCCGGCTGTTCGGCTTCCCGGGGCCGATCGCGCACGGCATGTGGAGCAAGGCCCGCTGCCTGGCCGCGCTGGAGGGCCGACTACCGGACGCGTACGAGGTGGAGGTGGCGTTCAAGCTGCCGCTGCCACTGCCCGGCACGGTCGCGTTCCACGCCGCCCCGGCCTGGACCTTCGCCCTGCACGACCCCGGGCGCGGCCGGCCCTACCTGGTCGGCGGGGTGGCGTCGATCTAGGGCTAAGCCGACAGCCCGGACCAAACATCGAAATTTACCGTTGACAGGGGCGAAGGCGCATCGATAGTCTTCGTTATGACCTGGAAAGCGCTTTCCAGGTCCCCCGTCCCGGTGCGCCGGACCCCCCGGCCGCACCCGTCCACCTACCGCTGGCGGCTTCCGCGTCCCACCCGCGACCCGGCTGCCGGGGTGGACCACTTCCACTCGGAGGTAGCTGTGACCAGCACCAGAACCACCAAGTCCGATCGCACCCGGCGGCTCACCCGGGTGCCGATGCTCGCCGCGGCCACCGCCGCCGTACTCGCGGCCACCTCGCTGGCCGCGATGCCAAGCGCGTCGGCCGCCTCGTTCAACATGCAGGGTTGGGCGACCCAGTGCGGCGGCACCAGCGGCGGCGGCAGCGCCTCCCCGGTGACCGTCACCAGCGGCAGCCAACTGGTCAGCGAAATGCAGGCCAGCGGCGCACGCGTGATCCGGTTCTCCGGCAGCCTGTCGATCAGCGGCATGCAGAAGGTCGCCGCCAACAAGACCATCATCGGTGTGGGCAGCGGCGCGGCCATCACCGGCGGCGGGCTCAACGTCGCCAGCGTCAGCAACGTCATCATCCGGAACATCAACTTCCGGAACTGGAGCGACGACGCGATCAACGTGCAGTACTCGACCCGGGTCTGGATCGACCACAACAGCTTCACCAACGGCAACGACGGCGCGGTTGACATCAAGCGGGCCTCGGACTGCGCCACCGTCTCCTGGAACCGGGTCTTCGGCCACGACAAGTCGTTCCTGCTCGGTCACTCCGACGACAACGGTGGCGAGGACCGCGGCAAGCTGCGCGTGACGTACCACCACAACTGGTTCGACGGTTCCGAGCAGCGGCACCCCCGGGTCCGGTTCGGTAACCCGGTGCACGTCTTCAACAACTACTACAACAGCGTTGGTGGCTACGGCGTCGCCTCCACCGAGGGCGCCGGTGTGCTCGTCGAGGGCAACTACTTCGAGAACACCGACGACCCGTACCACCTGGGCGAGGCCGACTCCGGCCCCGGCACCCTGGTCGCCCGGAACAACCACTTCGTGAGCTCCGGTAGCGGCCAGACCGGCGGCAGCGTCGCGGGCCTGCCGTACAGCGTCAGCGTCGACCCCGCCGCCAACGTGAAGTCGATCGTCACCGGCGGTGCCGGCACCGGTCGGATCTGATCGTGGGTGCGGGCGTCGGCCGACTCGGCGCACAGCACACCTGATCCGCCTCACCCGGCGGTCGACGCCAGCGGGTGCTCCGGTCCAACGGACCGGGGCACCCGCTCCACCTTGCCCGACAGGGCGTACCCGGCGAGACCGAGACGGAGCAGCGCGAGGGTGCCGGCCAGCACCGCGACCACGATGATCATGTGCCCGATGTCCGGCGCGAAGAGCAGCACCTGCGCCAGACCGGCACCGTCCCAGAACGTCGGGACCCCGTACAGCACCCCGGCCGCCAGCCCGACGCAGCCGAGCACCCAGCCCAGGGTGCCGACGACGATCCGGCGGCGCGACGGCGGAGCCCCCACCGGACGTCGGCGCCGGCGGATCGCCCGCACCGACATCCAGACCAGCAGCACGAGCAGCACCCCGGCGACCGCGAGCAGGCCGGCCAGCGCCCAGCCGAAGACCGGATCGGCGGAACCCGCCTCGACGGCGCCACCCCGGACGATCCGGGCGACGTTGAACGCCGCCGAGGCCAACGGCCAGTCCATCGCCAGACTGTAGATGTTGGACAGGACGATCACGGCCAGGTCCGACCCGGGTACGAGCACCACGTTGCAGAAGAAGTTGGCGGTCGCCCCGGCATGCCAGACGATCCGGTCACCGGTCCCGTCGAGAGTGCTCTCCCGCCAGCCCATCCCGTACCGGCCACCGCCCTCGGTCGCGACCACACCGGCGTGCAGTTGGGCGACGCCCTGGCCGGAGAGGAGCGCGGCGTCGGCGTACCGGCCGTCGTTCAGTTGGGCGATGGCGTAGTGCGTCATGTCCGTCAGGCTCGCCCCGAGGAAGCCGTACGACACTCCGGAGGTGTCGAAGGGCGGGTCGAAGCGTTGCGGACGGCCGAAGTAGTAGCGGTGGCCGGCGGGTATCCCACCGATGGCCCGTGCCTCGACGTCGGTGGCGGCGGAGCGGGTCATACCGAGCGGATCCAGCACGGACCGACGCAGGTACCCGCCGTAGGTCTCCCCGGTCACCGTCTCGACGAGTACCCCGAGGATCATGTAGTTGGCGTCGCTGTACTGGTACTCCCCGCCGGGAGACACCGTCGGCGAGACCGTGGCCAGGTCCCGCACCGACCGGGCCAGGGCGCCGGGCGTGTTGTCGTACCGGTCGGTCAGGCCCATCGCCACGACCTGCGGCAGCCCGGTGGTGTGGGTCAGCAGCTCCCGTACGGTGATCCGGGCCGCGACCGACTCGTCGGCGAGCCGGAGCCACGGCACGTACCGGCGGACCGGGATGTCGAGCCCGATCCGACCGGCCTCGACGAGTTGCATCACCGCCAGGGCGGTGAACGACTTGGTCACCGAGCCCAGCACGAACGGCGTCTGCGCGGTCACCGGCGCACCGTCGCCGTCGACTCCCCACGCGCCCTGGCCGACGACCTGGTCACCCCGGACCACCGCGTACGCCAGACCCGGTGTCCGGGTGTCGGTCATGTGCTGCCGCAGGTACGCCTCGACCCGGGTGAAGTCGTCGCCGGCCGGCTCGCCCGAGGCGGGCCCGGCCGGGGTGGCCACGGCGATGGGCAGCGCCGCGACCATCGCCGCAACCGCCAGTACCACACGCCGGATGTCGATCCTCATCGCAATCCTCCGCTAGGGGTCCCCCGCCCGGTCCCTCGGACGGTCGAGCCGATCCGGCTCGGGTCGGGTCGGGTCAGCCGATCTGGCTCGGCTCTGGTCGGGTAGTCAGCCGATCTGGCTCAACAACCGCTCCAGTTCGGCCAGGCGCTGCCGGACCTCGACGAGTTCGTCACGGGTGGCCCGCAGTTCCGAGCGCATGCCCTGAAGTTCCACCGTGGTGGCCGACACGGCCTCCGCGGTCCGCTCCTCGGCGTCGGCGGTGCGCTCGGCCAACGCGCGGTACTGCTCCGCGTCGGCCGATGTCTGTCGGGCCCGGTAGATACCCAGGGCCACGTAGCCGACGATGGCGGCGAGCACGATCACCAACCCCGCCGAGGCGATCATCGTCGTCTGTGCGATGTCCAGGTCGGCGGCCAATACTCTGCTCACTGGCGTCTGTCCTCTCCCGAGCTGCCCGTTCCCGGGTCGTCCGCGCCCGGTCCGTCTGTTGCTGGTCGCTCTGTTCCTGTTCCTGTTCCGGCTGTTGCTGGTCCGTGCGTTACTGGTCCGCCGGCCGGCGGGTCCTGAGCCTCCGGTGAACGCACCGCCTCGGTGATCACCTCCGGGGTGAGCCCCACCGCGAACGGCACGACCTCGAAGTACTTCACCGAACTGCCGTCCCGGGCCGTTTCGAGGGTTCCGACGACCAGACCGGCGGCCTCCAGCCGCTGTAGGTGCATGTAGAGCAGCGGCCGGTTCATCTCCAGCTGTCGAGCCAGCTGGCTGACGTAGGTGCGGCCCTCGGCGAGTGCGGCGATGATCCGCAGCCGGTGGGGACTCGCCAACGCGGTGAGCACCCGCAGCAGTTCCTCCACCGAGTGCGGAGCGTGGTCCATGCTTCCGGTTCCCTTCCCGGGTGTCAGAGAAGACTGACACCCCCTGTCAGATGACACTGACACCCTCAGCCGGCCGCGTCAAGTGGTGATTCGGGAAGCGGCGAGGAAGGGGAGGGAAGGGGAAGCAGCGAGGCAGATCGCCCGGCGGATCGGGCCAGTCGGCCCGGTGTGGATCAGCCCTGGCGGACCGACGTCGAGCCGGAGCCGGCGACCCGGGCCCGGTAGGCGGCTACGTTGGTCCGGTTGCCGCAGTACTCGTACGAGTGCCAGCGGCGGCTGCGGTTGCGCGTGGTGTCGTAGAACACCTCGCGGCACACGTCGTTGGCGCAGAGGCGCAATCGGGACCAGTCACCGGCGCCGACGAGCGCGGCAACGTCCTGGGTGATTCGGCCGACCACCGGATCTCCGGCGACCTGGCGCAACTCCACCTGTCCGGGCACGGAGAAATCCTGCTGGAACGTCACGGCCGAGACGCGTCCGGAGAATGCGGCCCAGCCGCCGGCAGCGTCGGCGGGATCGGCCGCGTCGACCAGGGCCAGAAGATCGGATCGGACGGCCCGGACCAGGTCGAGCCGCTGCGCCGAGGGGACGCCGTCCTCCTGCCCGAAGGGACGCAGGACCTGCGCCACCCGCTCGGGGTCGTCGAGCTTGTCCGGCATATTGGCGTAGGGACGCGAGTTCAACAGGTCCACGACCGCCACAGCAGCGGCCGGGACGGCCATCTCCCGATCGGTTCGAGTCGCGCCGGTCACCATCCGGCCATAGTACGTCGACATGGTCGTCTTGACTAAGCCCATTACCGACCTGGCACATGGCATGCTAGCGTCGTAATCGGCAAAACATTTTTGCCTATTACGTAATCAGAGCGGCGTACCGAACCGGTCAGCCCCGACACGAATGGTGAGAACCCCGAGATGACCGAGCTACGAGACTTCACCATCGCCGCGCACGGTGGCCTGGAGCGGTGGAACCAACTCACCTCCCTCCGGACGCACCTGACCGTCGGTGGCGGACTCTGGGCGATCAAGCGCCAGGACGGCGCGATGGCTGACATCAACGTCCGGGTCGACCTCCACCAGCAGTTCACCAGCCACTTCCCGTTCGGCGGGCCGGGGCTGCGCACCGCCTTCACCGCGGACCGGGTCGCGATCGAGACCGATGCGGGCGAAGTGGTCGAGGAGCGCCAGGATCCCCGCGCCGCCTTCACCGGGCACAGCCTCGACACGCCGTGGGACCGGCTGCACCTGGCCTACTTCGGCGGATACGCCATGTGGACGTACCTGACCGAGCCGTTCTCGTTCGCGGACCCGGGGTTCCAGACGGAGGAGCTGACGCCCTGGCAGGAGGAGGGCGAGACCTGGCGCCGGTTGCGGGTGATCTTCCCCGAGCACATCGCGACGCACCGCCGGGAGAACGTCTACTACATCGACGCCGACGGGCTGATCCGGCGACATGACTACGTCGCCGAGGTCATCGGGTCCGACACCGGCCCGGCGGCGCACTACTCCTTCCAGCACCAGAAGTTCGACGGAATCATGGTGCCGACCAGGCGGCGGGTCTATCTGCTCGGCGAGGACGGCGCCGTGCTGAAGGACCTCATGACCGTCTCCATCGACCTCGACGACGTACGGTTCGAGTGAGCGACGTCGGGTTGCGGTGAGGCCGGTCAGTCGGCAGCGGGCGGTGGCCGCCACTGGTGCCCGGCGAGCATGCTGCCGGCGCCGGTCCAGCCGAAGTTCATCATCCGGGTGGCCATCCCGTCCGGGTCGGCGTCCGGGTGGTCCGCGAGCCAGTCGGCCAGCGACTCCGCGGCGCCGACCAGGGCGTACGCCATGACTTCGAGTTCAGCCGCGCGGACCTCGCGCCCCTGCGCGACCAGGCCCCGGTCGAGCATCCCGGCGACCACCTCGATGATCCGGCTGCGCATCGCGGCCAGATCGTCCGCGAACGGGCGCTCCCCGCGCGCCTGCCGGTAGAGCACCGCCCAGCCGTCCCGGTGCGCCCCGACGAACCGGAAGAACGCCCGCAGTCCCCGCCACAACTGCTCGTCGAACGGCAGGTCGGGTACGACCGCACCGACGATCGCCTCCATCAGCCGGGTTCCCTCCTGATGCAGGCAAGCTGTGAAAAGCTCCTCCTTGGAGCCCAGGTAGGCGTAGACCATGGGTTTGGAGATCCCGGCCTCGTCGGCGATCTCGTCCATGCTCGCCGCGTGGAAGCCGCGCCGGGAGAACACCTTGACGGCGGCGTCGAGCATCTGCTGCTCGCGTACGGCTCGGGGCAGCCGCTTGAAGGTGGGCGTGGACACCTTGCGACCTTACCTACTCGTACGTAAGGTTACGCATCAGTAACCATGACTCAGCCCGGAAGGTCCATTTCCATGACTGACTTCGATCCGGCGACCTTCACCTCGGTCGATCCCAAGCAGTTCGCCCAGCTCGTCAAGTCCACTCCGGACGACAAGCTGACCGAGGTGATGCAGAGCGACCTGCGCGACACCGTACTCAAGGCGGTGTTCGGTCGGATGCCGTCGCTGTTCCGGGCCGACCGGGCGGGCTCGACCAACACGGTCATCCACTGGACCATCACGGGCCGGCCGGACGGTGGCGCGGACACCTACGAGATCGTCATCGAGGACGCGACCTGCACGGTCTCGGAGACCCCGCAGCGGGACCCCAAGCTGACCCTCACGATGGGACCCGTCGAGTTCCTGAAGATCGTCTCTGGTGGCGCCAACCCGGTCATGATGTTCATGACCGGCAAGCTGAAGGCAAAGGGCGACCTCGGACTGGCGGCCAACATCGCCAACCTGTTCGACATCCCGAAGGCCTGACCGGGCGGTTCGGCAGGCAGCCCGACCGGCGACAGCCGACAGCAGGCCCGACTGGGCGGTGCGAAGAAGGCCTGGTCCGGCCGATCAGCTGAGGTGACCGATCCCGGCACCGGCCATGGCCGGGCCCCGGAATATGACGACGTGCGGAAAGGGGACGGCGTGACCGAGTTCTCGCTCGACCTGAACGAGGAGCAACGGGACCTGCGCGACTGGGTGCACGGCTTCGCCGCCGACGTCGTACGCCCGGCCGCCGCCGAGTGGGACGCCCGCGAGGAGACCCCCTGGCCGGTGATCCAGGAGGCGGCGAAGGTCGGGCTGTACGGCTTCGAGTTCATCGCCACCTGCTGGGCCGACCCGAGCGGCCTCTCGCTGCCGATCGCCAGCGAGGAACTCTTCTGGGGCGACTCCGGCATCGGGCTGTCGATCTTCGGCACCACGCTCGCCGTGGCCGCCATCTACGGCACCGGCACCCCGGACCAGCTCGTCGAGTGGGTGCCGCAGTGCTACGGCAGCGTCGACGAACCGGCGGTCGGGGCGTTCTGCAGCACCGAGCCGGAGGCCGGTTCCGACGTCGCCGCCATGC
The nucleotide sequence above comes from Plantactinospora soyae. Encoded proteins:
- a CDS encoding pectate lyase family protein encodes the protein MLAAATAAVLAATSLAAMPSASAASFNMQGWATQCGGTSGGGSASPVTVTSGSQLVSEMQASGARVIRFSGSLSISGMQKVAANKTIIGVGSGAAITGGGLNVASVSNVIIRNINFRNWSDDAINVQYSTRVWIDHNSFTNGNDGAVDIKRASDCATVSWNRVFGHDKSFLLGHSDDNGGEDRGKLRVTYHHNWFDGSEQRHPRVRFGNPVHVFNNYYNSVGGYGVASTEGAGVLVEGNYFENTDDPYHLGEADSGPGTLVARNNHFVSSGSGQTGGSVAGLPYSVSVDPAANVKSIVTGGAGTGRI
- a CDS encoding CGNR zinc finger domain-containing protein; this translates as MVTGATRTDREMAVPAAAVAVVDLLNSRPYANMPDKLDDPERVAQVLRPFGQEDGVPSAQRLDLVRAVRSDLLALVDAADPADAAGGWAAFSGRVSAVTFQQDFSVPGQVELRQVAGDPVVGRITQDVAALVGAGDWSRLRLCANDVCREVFYDTTRNRSRRWHSYEYCGNRTNVAAYRARVAGSGSTSVRQG
- a CDS encoding SCP2 sterol-binding domain-containing protein, yielding MTDFDPATFTSVDPKQFAQLVKSTPDDKLTEVMQSDLRDTVLKAVFGRMPSLFRADRAGSTNTVIHWTITGRPDGGADTYEIVIEDATCTVSETPQRDPKLTLTMGPVEFLKIVSGGANPVMMFMTGKLKAKGDLGLAANIANLFDIPKA
- a CDS encoding TetR/AcrR family transcriptional regulator gives rise to the protein MLDAAVKVFSRRGFHAASMDEIADEAGISKPMVYAYLGSKEELFTACLHQEGTRLMEAIVGAVVPDLPFDEQLWRGLRAFFRFVGAHRDGWAVLYRQARGERPFADDLAAMRSRIIEVVAGMLDRGLVAQGREVRAAELEVMAYALVGAAESLADWLADHPDADPDGMATRMMNFGWTGAGSMLAGHQWRPPPAAD
- a CDS encoding MaoC/PaaZ C-terminal domain-containing protein, which produces MTDAEIELSRIPAAGPLYRRAAIGLAPGFGPARRGDRLPDQELVVRGVTVDRDHLTGYDQVCGFRLADALPPTYPHVLAFPLALRLMSAPEFPLPLVGLVHVANRITVHRRIDAAEPLDLSVRAVDLRPHDRGRQFDVLCTASVGTEVVWRGVSTYLRRERGGTESARPEHGAAADGRREAGEQRTPPVPSALWRVPSRVGRDYARVSGDRNPIHTSRIAARLFGFPGPIAHGMWSKARCLAALEGRLPDAYEVEVAFKLPLPLPGTVAFHAAPAWTFALHDPGRGRPYLVGGVASI
- a CDS encoding serine hydrolase domain-containing protein, producing MRIDIRRVVLAVAAMVAALPIAVATPAGPASGEPAGDDFTRVEAYLRQHMTDTRTPGLAYAVVRGDQVVGQGAWGVDGDGAPVTAQTPFVLGSVTKSFTALAVMQLVEAGRIGLDIPVRRYVPWLRLADESVAARITVRELLTHTTGLPQVVAMGLTDRYDNTPGALARSVRDLATVSPTVSPGGEYQYSDANYMILGVLVETVTGETYGGYLRRSVLDPLGMTRSAATDVEARAIGGIPAGHRYYFGRPQRFDPPFDTSGVSYGFLGASLTDMTHYAIAQLNDGRYADAALLSGQGVAQLHAGVVATEGGGRYGMGWRESTLDGTGDRIVWHAGATANFFCNVVLVPGSDLAVIVLSNIYSLAMDWPLASAAFNVARIVRGGAVEAGSADPVFGWALAGLLAVAGVLLVLLVWMSVRAIRRRRRPVGAPPSRRRIVVGTLGWVLGCVGLAAGVLYGVPTFWDGAGLAQVLLFAPDIGHMIIVVAVLAGTLALLRLGLAGYALSGKVERVPRSVGPEHPLASTAG